The proteins below come from a single Aegilops tauschii subsp. strangulata cultivar AL8/78 chromosome 6, Aet v6.0, whole genome shotgun sequence genomic window:
- the LOC141025801 gene encoding uncharacterized protein, which translates to MGLVSGALQWWEEWQLRVLVLSSLCVQFLLFFSIWVRRVPALRRLRVVVWMAYLGGDALAIYALATLFNRHRQRTTDVVGESRSSSGLEVIWAPVLLIHLGGQVTLSAFSMEDNELWLRHVITLVSQVTVSLYIFCRWWSGEQRLLQTAIILFVFGILKFSIKPWTLRRASYSQMLASTDVSLGKGGRKRGRGNKEEDALSLDEYVTQAKETMRCDQEADEPTVKDKAATRSDGDPGPLSINSIDYFVDMSAPYGGRLGDLRYFQQRKKETTTDASSKILQAHFSYIFFLLYTKVRALNATAYQLVLWLPFLALASVVLFATSHKDGYNSTDVKVTYILFSCTALLEFLFPLSFLVLPFIPRLRFLVMYMEEWHFMISQYDLMSFYVRKKKPTFLMNIVFFKCLREYVNKVWYVRHVSAACEITELVQLHIEDGWRTFINDASTYRRFSDLRGQLTLKKHQQPGLGEELWGSFKVPFDKSILLWHIATNLCFHRPVDKPSSFPRGQSRLTRRSLEMSDYMFYLLFIRTEMLLPGTRPGLSTVAVYDLEDILKNSNANVEDEEALAQEIVKHTTGDTLIHEACRLAVSLMKLQEEEMWQIIQGMWVEMLCYLASRSRGFLHAKSLGEGGEYLSYVWLLWSCMGMQTLADKIHKPESPEEKEILATAKEWASPSNGRLNHETSTTRILSLV; encoded by the coding sequence ATGGGTCTCGTCTCAGGTGCTCTCCAATGGTGGGAGGAGTGGCAGCTGCGTGTCCTGGTGCTCAGCAGCCTGTGTGTCCagttcctcctcttcttctccatcTGGGTGCGCCGAGTCCCCGCCCTACGCAGGTTGAGGGTGGTGGTGTGGATGGCGTACTTAGGAGGCGACGCACTGGCCATCTATGCCCTTGCCACCCTCTTCAACCGACATCGGCAGCGGACGACGGATGTGGTGGGTGAGAGCAGGAGCAGCAGTGGCCTGGAGGTGATATGGGCTCCTGTTCTCCTCATCCATCTGGGTGGCCAAGTGACATTGAGCGCCTTCAGTATGGAGGACAACGAGTTGTGGCTTCGACATGTCATAACTCTGGTGTCTCAGGTCACCGTCTCCTTGTACATTTTCTGCAGGTGGTGGTCCGGAGAGCAGAGGCTGCTGCAGACGGCAATTATTCTCTTCGTCTTTGGCATCCTCAAATTTAGCATCAAGCCATGGACTCTCAGGAGAGCTAGCTATAGCCAGATGTTGGCTTCGACCGATGTCTCCCTTGGAAAAGGGGGACGAAAAAGAGGTCGCGGGAATAAGGAAGAAGACGCCCTTTCCCTTGATGAATATGTGACACAAGCAAAGGAGACGATGCGTTGTGATCAAGAAGCTGATGAACCCACAGTGAAGGATAAGGCAGCGACGAGAAGTGATGGAGATCCCGGGCCGTTGTCAATCAACAGTATCGATTACTTTGTGGATATGTCCGCTCCGTACGGTGGTCGGCTAGGTGACCTGCGATACTTCCAGCAGAGGAAGAAGGAGACGACGACTGATGCATCATCCAAGATATTGCAAGCTCACTTCAGTTATATATTCTTTCTCCTGTACACCAAAGTCAGGGCACTCAATGCCACCGCGTATCAGTTGGTGCTTTGGCTTCCATTCCTGGCTTTAGCTTCTGTGGTCCTCTTCGCCACGAGCCACAAGGACGGTTACAACAGCACGGATGTCAAGGTGACATACATCCTCTTCTCTTGCACTGCTCTGCTGGAGTTCTTGTTTCCTTTGTCGTTCCTTGTCTTACCATTCATTCCTCGCCTAAGATTTCTCGTCATGTATATGGAAGAATGGCATTTCATGATTTCCCAGTACGATCTCATGTCCTTCTATGTTCGCAAGAAGAAACCCACCTTCCTCATGAATATTGTTTTCTTCAAATGTCTAAGGGAGTATGTTAACAAGGTTTGGTATGTAAGGCACGTGTCTGCAGCTTGCGAGATTACAGAGCTGGTTCAACTACACATAGAAGATGGATGGAGGACGTTCATAAATGATGCCTCCACGTACAGGAGGTTCAGCGACTTAAGGGGCCAGCtgactctgaagaagcaccaacAGCCTGGCCTTGGAGAGGAGTTGTGGGGTAGCTTCAAGGTGCCATTCGACAAGAGTATCCTTCTTTGGCACATCGCCACGAATCTTTGCTTTCACCGCCCTGTGGACAAGCCATCATCCTTCCCTCGAGGACAAAGCCGTCTTACACGACGCAGTTTGGAGATGTCCGACTACATGTTTTACTTGCTTTTCATCCGTACTGAGATGCTATTGCCCGGCACCAGACCGGGTCTCTCCACCGTCGCGGTATATGATCTAGAGGACATCTTGAAGAACAGCAATGCAAATGTCGAGGATGAAGAAGCACTTGCTCAAGAGATAGTTAAACACACAACCGGGGATACCCTGATTCATGAAGCTTGCAGGCTTGCTGTGTCACTAATGAAGCTGCAGGAAGAGGAGATGTGGCAGATAATCCAGGGCATGTGGGTGGAGATGCTCTGCTACTTGGCTAGTAGAAGCAGAGGGTTCCTGCACGCCAAGAGCCTGGGTGAAGGCGGGGAATACCTCTCCTATGTCTGGCTCCTTTGGTCATGCATGGGGATGCAGACCTTGGCAGACAAGATCCACAAGCCCGAATCTCCGGAAGAAAAAGAGATCCTTGCCACGGCCAAAGAATGGGCTTCTCCATCCAACGGCAGACTCAATCACGAAACTTCAACCACACGTATCCTTAGCCTGGTGTGA